Proteins co-encoded in one Candidatus Cloacimonadota bacterium genomic window:
- a CDS encoding DUF523 and DUF1722 domain-containing protein, with translation MTDKLILGVSACLLGHEVRYDGGHKYDSWVVDILGKFAEYIHLCPEHECGMPIPREALNLKGSKDDYRMISNKTSIDYTQQMQNWSITAIERFKQIKLCGYILKSKSPSCGMERVKVYPPHGGAAGKTGIGIFAKELMKAFPLLPIEEEGRLHDAALRENFIERVFVMHRWHTLLDSGLNPGKLLRFHTIHKYLLMAHSPVHYRQMGKLVAEIKQYPLPEFKNIYLDLLMKAFSRSATPSKQQNVLLHL, from the coding sequence ATGACCGATAAGCTAATACTGGGTGTATCTGCCTGCCTTTTGGGGCATGAAGTGCGTTATGACGGCGGACACAAATACGATTCTTGGGTTGTGGATATTCTGGGCAAATTTGCAGAGTACATCCATCTGTGTCCAGAACACGAATGTGGCATGCCCATTCCTCGTGAAGCTCTCAATTTGAAAGGCTCTAAAGACGACTATCGCATGATAAGCAACAAAACCAGTATTGATTATACCCAACAAATGCAAAATTGGAGTATTACCGCCATAGAAAGATTCAAACAAATCAAGCTTTGCGGGTATATCCTAAAGAGTAAATCTCCCTCATGCGGAATGGAGCGCGTAAAGGTATATCCTCCCCACGGAGGCGCTGCCGGTAAAACCGGTATTGGCATCTTTGCCAAAGAACTAATGAAAGCCTTTCCTTTGTTACCCATAGAAGAAGAGGGTCGGCTGCACGATGCAGCTTTAAGGGAGAATTTTATCGAGCGTGTTTTTGTAATGCACCGCTGGCATACACTTTTGGATTCCGGCCTTAATCCCGGCAAGTTGCTTAGATTTCATACTATCCACAAATACCTCCTAATGGCACACAGTCCAGTTCATTACCGCCAAATGGGCAAATTGGTGGCAGAGATAAAACAATATCCCCTACCCGAGTTTAAAAATATCTATTTAGACCTTTTGATGAAGGCTTTTTCCCGCTCCGCCACACCCAGTAAACAGCAAAACGTGCTCTTGCATCTT
- a CDS encoding DUF2147 domain-containing protein — MKHILFTILIICLAIPAFAQVAERINGVWYNGEKSSKIEIIRLEDGSFSGKIVWLREPNDANEKAKTDSKNPDNKLRKRPLIGLEVLTGLKYNGNNKYSKGKIYDPKSGKTYSAKAELVNNNTLSLRGFIGIALAGRTDTWIRTTK, encoded by the coding sequence ATGAAACACATCCTGTTTACAATATTAATCATTTGCCTTGCAATACCTGCATTTGCCCAAGTGGCAGAACGTATCAATGGGGTTTGGTACAACGGCGAAAAAAGCAGTAAAATAGAGATTATTCGATTGGAAGATGGCAGTTTCTCCGGCAAGATTGTTTGGCTGCGCGAACCCAACGACGCCAATGAAAAGGCCAAAACAGACTCTAAAAACCCGGATAACAAACTCCGTAAAAGACCTCTGATTGGATTGGAAGTACTTACTGGATTGAAGTATAACGGTAATAACAAATACAGCAAAGGCAAAATCTATGATCCCAAGAGTGGCAAAACTTACTCTGCAAAAGCAGAGCTTGTAAACAATAACACTCTCTCGTTACGCGGATTTATCGGCATTGCTCTTGCCGGAAGAACGGATACTTGGATTCGCACCACTAAATGA